CTCCCTCTGAACGGACCTGGGAGAGTGGTCGTAATGATAATCAAGGCCGATCTCCCCTACGGCGAATACCTCCTTCCGGTCAGCCATAGCCAGGAGGTCGGAGGGAATTCCATCTGGGTATCGACCCGCCTCATGGGGGTGGATTCCCACGGAAGCCCTTACTCCCTGAGGGGAGAAGCGAGAGGCCATATCCACGGCCTCCCAGCTGGACTCCTCGTCGCTTCCGACTACCAACATTCTCCCTACCCCAGCCTCTACCGCTTTGTCGACGTGTAGCTGAACGTCCTCCCGGAGCTCCGGGGAATTAAGGTGACAGTGTCCGTCTATGTAGGGCGTCATAGGATCCACACCGAGATCAGTGGACACGGCTCCCCAGGGGGATGTCCTCTACAGGGGCTAAAAGGGATAGACCTTCATGCCCCGACATAGACGCGGCGAGCAACATGCCGTCGCTCTGAACTCCGCACATTTTGACGGGCTTCAGGTTGACCACCACGACTATTTTGTGTCCCAGGAGCTCTTCCTGGGTGAAGTCCGCTTTTATGCTGGACACTATGGTTCTTCTTTCGTAGCCCAGGTCGACCTCCAGCTTGTAGAGCCTTTTGGCTCTGGGAACTTCCTCCACCTTGACTATCTGACCTACCCTGAGCTCTATCTTTGAGAAGTCCTCTATGCCTATCTGAGGTTCGTGCTCTCCAGGGTCGACCACTTTGCCTTTGGACAGATCTCGAGCCTTTTTCTCCTCCGCCCACAGCTCAATGTCTATTCTGGGGAAGAGGACTTCTTTGGTCCTGTGGACCTTCATAATCCCGGCGGTAGGCTCTCCCCACTTATAGTGTTCCCACTTTAGGTTGGCGGGGTCGCCACAGAAACCTATCTGGGACCACACTGCGTGGCCTGTATCAGGCATGAAGGGGGATATCATCATAGACGCTAGTTTAAGGGCTTCCACCAGTCCCCATAGAACTGCGTCCAATCTGTCCTTTTCCCCTTCGTTGCCTAGTTTCCATGGCATGGTTTCGTCGATGTATTTGTTGGCCCTGCTTATCACCGTCCAGGCCGCTTTAAGGGCTTCGTCGAAGGCGAAGTCGTCCATTTTCTCCAGATAGAGCTCGCAGGAGGTTCTAGCGACCTCCGAAAGCTCCAGGTCTATGGAGGCCAGGGAGGGAGGGGTAGGGACAACTCCCTCTCTGTACTTTATTATCATGGAAACCGTCCTGCTGAGCAGGTTGCCGAGGTCGTTGGCAAGGTCTGAGTTTATCCTCTGGACCATGGCGGATTCGGAGAAGTCTCCGTCGGTCCCGAAGGGGACCTGCCGGAGCAGAAAGTAGCGGAAAGCGTCGGCTCCGTAGAGGTTGACCATTTCGAAGGGATCCACAACGTTGCCTTTGGACTTGGACATTTTCTCTCCCTCCATGGTCCACCAGCCATGGGAGAACACCCTTACAGGAGGGTTGAGTCCTAGAGCCATAAGCATAGTGGGCCATATGACGCAGTGAAACCGAATTATGTCTTTCGCCATCAGGTGATGGACCTGAGGCCAGTATTTGTCCATCTGAGATTGGTCCGATTCGTAGCCACAGGCGGTCAGGTAGTTGATGAGAGCGTCAAACCAGACGTATATGACGTGTCTTTCGTCCCCTGGCACCGGGATGCCCCAGGAGATGGATGTCCTGGAAACCGACTGATCCCTCAGGCCGCTTTTTATAAAACTGATTATCTCGTTATACCTGCTTTTTGGCATTATGGCCTTCAGGTTGGACTCGTAATAGTCCAGGAGCTGGTCGGCGTATTTAGAGGTGCGAAAGAAGTAGCTCTCCTCCTCCATCTCCACCAGAGGACGACCGCAGTCGGGACAGGTGGAGCCCTGGCCTACGCTGCTTTCTGGAACGTAGGTCTCACAGGGTACGCAATATAGCCCTTTGTAGGTGTCTTTATAGATATCACCCTGTTCGACGAGTTTGGAGAATATAGACTGGACAACCTTTTCATGCCGCTTCTCGGTGGTTCTGATAAAGTCGGTGTTCGATATATTGAGGACAGGAAGGAGCTTTTTGAAGTTCTCCGCCATAACGTCGGTAAGCTCCTGAGCGGTCATTCCTTTGGCGGCGGCACTTTCGTATATTTTCTGACCGTGTTCGTCGGTTCCGGTCAGGAAATGCACCTCGTGGCCGGTCATCCTCTTGTATCTTGCCATTACGTCCGCACCGATGGTCGTGTAGGCGTGGCCTATATGAGGGACGTCGTTGACGTAGTATATAGGTGTAGTTATGTAGAAATTCTTTGTATCAGCCATTATTTTTTCCTCCTGCGGTATTTTTAATCTATTTTCTGTCTAAAAGCCATTTTTTAGATCTGTTTTTAGGTACTCCCATGGTGTCGCTAAGGACAGACACTATATCCCTGTGGGAGAGGCCAGCCTCCAGAAGTCTCTGAGCCTGCTCTTCCCAGTCCCTACCCTGGTCCGATCGGTTAGAGCCTTCTACGACTAAGACTATCTCTCCTTTTAAGCCCTCCTCCACCTTATGAAGTATCTCCGTAAAGGTCCCACGAAGAGCTTCTTGATGGATTTTGCTGATCTCCCTTACCAGAGCGGCTTTTCTGTCGCCAAAGACCTCCAGCATAGACTCTATATGTCGGGATATCTTATGGGGGGAGACGTAAAAAACGGTGGTCCAGGGACTGTCTTTCAGGTTACCTAGTACCTGTTCCCTTTCGCCTTTTTTATCGGGCAGAAATCCGAAGAAGGTGAAAGGCTGAGGGTCGAGACCGGACATGAGAATCGCCGGTATAACGGCGGTAGGTCCTGGAAGGACGTCGACTACGAATCCATCCTCGATGGCCCTTTTGATTACCTGATAGCCTGGGTCTGAGACGCCGGGAGTTCCGGCGTCGGAGACCAGAGCCACGTTTTTTCCCTGAGACAGGTAGGACATTATCTCGTCGGCTCTGGCTATCTCGTTGTGCTGGTGACAGGAAATCAGCTTACAGGATATGTCGTACTTTTTGAGAAGTATCCCCGTATGTCTGGTGTCCTCACAGGCTATAATATCCGCTCTGCGCAGTTCCTCAAGCCCCCTAATGGTTATGTCGGACAGGTTTCCCACTGGGGTCGGTATGACTATTAAGGGCATGGACATCCCTCCACGGTGTAGTATGAAAGCAGCTTCTCGGTGGAATTACCGCTACAATCCCCTATAAATAGAGGCGGCAATAACCTAAGTCCAGGGGCCGCTCCTTTTATGGACTTCATCAGGAAAACCGAGCCCTCTTTGTCGTCCCTGGGATAGACCGGAAGGACCGCTTTAGGCTCTAAGCCGTTTTTTC
The sequence above is a segment of the Dethiosulfovibrio salsuginis genome. Coding sequences within it:
- the metG gene encoding methionine--tRNA ligase yields the protein MADTKNFYITTPIYYVNDVPHIGHAYTTIGADVMARYKRMTGHEVHFLTGTDEHGQKIYESAAAKGMTAQELTDVMAENFKKLLPVLNISNTDFIRTTEKRHEKVVQSIFSKLVEQGDIYKDTYKGLYCVPCETYVPESSVGQGSTCPDCGRPLVEMEEESYFFRTSKYADQLLDYYESNLKAIMPKSRYNEIISFIKSGLRDQSVSRTSISWGIPVPGDERHVIYVWFDALINYLTACGYESDQSQMDKYWPQVHHLMAKDIIRFHCVIWPTMLMALGLNPPVRVFSHGWWTMEGEKMSKSKGNVVDPFEMVNLYGADAFRYFLLRQVPFGTDGDFSESAMVQRINSDLANDLGNLLSRTVSMIIKYREGVVPTPPSLASIDLELSEVARTSCELYLEKMDDFAFDEALKAAWTVISRANKYIDETMPWKLGNEGEKDRLDAVLWGLVEALKLASMMISPFMPDTGHAVWSQIGFCGDPANLKWEHYKWGEPTAGIMKVHRTKEVLFPRIDIELWAEEKKARDLSKGKVVDPGEHEPQIGIEDFSKIELRVGQIVKVEEVPRAKRLYKLEVDLGYERRTIVSSIKADFTQEELLGHKIVVVVNLKPVKMCGVQSDGMLLAASMSGHEGLSLLAPVEDIPLGSRVH
- the rsmI gene encoding 16S rRNA (cytidine(1402)-2'-O)-methyltransferase: MPLIVIPTPVGNLSDITIRGLEELRRADIIACEDTRHTGILLKKYDISCKLISCHQHNEIARADEIMSYLSQGKNVALVSDAGTPGVSDPGYQVIKRAIEDGFVVDVLPGPTAVIPAILMSGLDPQPFTFFGFLPDKKGEREQVLGNLKDSPWTTVFYVSPHKISRHIESMLEVFGDRKAALVREISKIHQEALRGTFTEILHKVEEGLKGEIVLVVEGSNRSDQGRDWEEQAQRLLEAGLSHRDIVSVLSDTMGVPKNRSKKWLLDRK